One uncultured Alphaproteobacteria bacterium genomic region harbors:
- the ribD gene encoding fused diaminohydroxyphosphoribosylaminopyrimidine deaminase;5-amino-6-(5-phosphoribosylamino) uracil reductase (Evidence 2a : Function of homologous gene experimentally demonstrated in an other organism; PubMedId : 9068650; Product type e : enzyme), which translates to MRPSTRISGKSETSRSLLGKSVSRNIPSAPDVRFMRQALSLARRGLGRVWPNPAVGCVLVREGRVVGAGWTQPSGRPHAERVALDAAGEQARGATAYVSLEPCSHHGKTPPCADALIAAGVARVVAACGDPDPRVSGRGLARLRAAGVEVADGVLAAEARGLNAGFLSRVLRGRPWVTLKVASTLDGRIAAASGESRWITGPRARAEGHRLRGEADAVLTGAGTLVADDPLLTARLPGYESRQPVRIVLEGGAPVPSDAKIWETSHLSPVWLLTARADASRDAELGACGVRVLPVPAGADGRPDPAAVLARLGDEGLTRLLVEAGSALNAAFLGADLVDEIAWFRAPFAIGGDGLAAIAGFGLAELAAAPRFRPLRRLPLDSDVLEVYQRESWNFQDGVGRCLPE; encoded by the coding sequence TTGCGTCCGTCTACAAGAATTTCCGGGAAGTCAGAGACTTCGAGGAGCTTGTTGGGAAAATCGGTGAGCAGGAACATCCCTTCGGCGCCTGACGTGCGCTTCATGCGCCAGGCGTTGTCGCTGGCGCGTCGCGGGCTCGGCCGGGTGTGGCCGAACCCGGCGGTCGGCTGCGTTCTCGTCCGCGAGGGGCGGGTGGTCGGCGCGGGCTGGACTCAGCCCTCCGGGCGCCCGCATGCCGAGCGCGTCGCGCTCGATGCCGCGGGCGAACAAGCGCGCGGGGCGACCGCGTACGTTTCCCTCGAACCCTGCAGCCATCACGGCAAAACGCCGCCCTGCGCCGACGCGCTGATCGCCGCCGGGGTGGCGCGGGTGGTCGCGGCATGCGGCGATCCGGATCCGCGGGTCTCCGGTCGCGGTCTCGCGCGACTGCGCGCGGCGGGTGTGGAGGTGGCCGACGGCGTGCTGGCGGCGGAGGCGCGCGGTCTCAACGCCGGATTTCTCAGCCGGGTCCTGCGCGGCCGTCCGTGGGTGACCCTGAAGGTCGCCTCGACCCTCGACGGGCGTATCGCCGCCGCGAGCGGAGAAAGCCGGTGGATTACCGGGCCGCGCGCCCGCGCCGAGGGCCATCGCCTGCGCGGCGAGGCGGACGCGGTGCTGACCGGGGCGGGCACGCTCGTCGCAGACGATCCGCTCCTGACCGCGCGTTTGCCCGGCTACGAAAGCCGCCAGCCGGTCCGGATCGTCCTCGAAGGCGGGGCTCCGGTGCCGTCGGACGCGAAAATCTGGGAGACCTCGCACCTCTCGCCGGTCTGGCTGCTGACGGCGCGCGCCGATGCCTCGCGCGATGCCGAACTGGGCGCCTGCGGCGTGCGGGTGTTGCCGGTGCCCGCGGGTGCGGACGGCCGCCCGGATCCGGCGGCGGTGCTGGCGCGGCTCGGCGACGAGGGATTGACGCGGCTGCTGGTGGAGGCGGGGAGCGCCCTCAACGCCGCCTTCCTCGGCGCCGATCTGGTGGACGAGATCGCGTGGTTCCGGGCGCCGTTCGCGATCGGCGGCGACGGCCTCGCCGCGATCGCCGGCTTCGGGCTTGCCGAACTGGCCGCCGCGCCGCGTTTCCGGCCCCTGCGGCGGTTGCCGCTGGACAGCGACGTGCTCGAGGTCTACCAACGAGAATCGTGGAATTTCCAGGACGGAGTGGGACGATGTTTACCGGAATAG
- the ribE gene encoding Riboflavin synthase, which yields MFTGIVTDVGRVRAIAHAGDTRFEVTTAYDMNTVEIGASIANSGVCLTVIETGPDWYAVQASGETLSKTTLGDWTVGSRVNLERALKVGDELGGHIVSGHVDGVGEVVSIRDEGESKRFVFRVPASLKSFMATKGSVAIDGVSLTVNEVEGDTFGVNIIPHTQEVTLFGDYVVGTRVNVEIDMLARYVSRLLERD from the coding sequence ATGTTTACCGGAATAGTCACCGATGTCGGGCGCGTGCGCGCGATCGCGCATGCCGGCGACACGCGCTTCGAGGTCACCACCGCCTACGACATGAACACCGTGGAGATCGGCGCGTCGATCGCCAATTCGGGCGTCTGCCTGACGGTGATCGAAACCGGTCCGGACTGGTACGCGGTGCAGGCGTCCGGGGAAACCCTCTCCAAAACCACCCTCGGCGACTGGACCGTCGGCTCCCGCGTCAACCTCGAACGCGCGCTCAAGGTCGGCGACGAACTCGGCGGGCACATCGTTTCCGGCCACGTGGATGGCGTCGGCGAGGTGGTATCGATCCGCGACGAGGGCGAGAGCAAGCGTTTCGTCTTCCGCGTGCCCGCGTCGCTCAAGTCCTTCATGGCGACCAAGGGCTCGGTGGCGATCGACGGCGTGTCGCTCACCGTCAACGAGGTCGAGGGCGACACCTTCGGTGTCAATATCATTCCGCACACGCAAGAGGTGACGCTGTTCGGCGATTACGTCGTCGGCACCCGGGTGAACGTCGAGATCGACATGCTGGCGCGCTATGTGTCGCGCCTGCTCGAACGGGACTAG
- the ribB gene encoding 3,4-dihydroxy-2-butanone 4-phosphate synthase — MAAASPLAPIEEIIAEARAGRMFVLVDDEDRENEGDLIVPAAACDAGAINFMAKHGRGLICLALDRARVEALGLPLMAQRNRSRHATAFTVSIEAAEGVTTGISAADRARTIAAAIDPVLGAEGIVTPGHIFPLMARDGGVLVRAGHTEASVDIARLAGLHPSAVICEIMNDDGSMARLPDLISYAARHGLKIGQIRDLIAFRRRNERFVSFRTETRFDSAWGGDWRVRVYVDSVSGGEHVALVKGEVPGAEPPLVRMHALNVFEDILGDTLRGHQGVLARSMREIADFGRGVVVLIRDPSPTSWSAAAAARTDGRAESELRDYGIGAQILRDLGIRDMILLSNTHKTIIGLDGYDLHIVAERAVPPARGAEPGGCRND; from the coding sequence ATGGCCGCGGCAAGCCCGCTCGCACCGATCGAGGAGATCATTGCCGAGGCGCGCGCCGGACGGATGTTCGTTCTCGTCGACGACGAGGATCGCGAAAACGAGGGCGATCTGATCGTTCCGGCGGCGGCATGCGACGCCGGGGCGATCAACTTCATGGCCAAGCACGGCCGCGGCCTGATCTGCCTGGCGCTCGATCGTGCGCGGGTGGAAGCTCTCGGTCTGCCGCTGATGGCGCAGCGCAACCGCTCGCGCCACGCCACCGCCTTCACCGTTTCGATCGAGGCGGCCGAAGGCGTCACCACCGGCATCTCGGCGGCGGACCGGGCGCGCACCATCGCCGCGGCGATCGACCCGGTGCTCGGTGCGGAAGGGATCGTCACGCCAGGCCATATCTTTCCGTTGATGGCGCGCGACGGCGGCGTGCTCGTGCGCGCCGGCCACACCGAGGCGAGCGTCGATATCGCACGGCTCGCGGGGCTGCACCCGTCGGCGGTGATCTGCGAGATCATGAACGACGACGGCAGCATGGCGCGGCTGCCCGACCTGATTTCCTACGCCGCCCGCCACGGCCTCAAGATCGGCCAGATCCGCGATCTGATCGCCTTCCGGCGGCGCAACGAGCGGTTCGTCTCGTTCCGCACCGAAACCAGGTTCGACTCTGCGTGGGGCGGAGACTGGAGGGTGCGGGTCTACGTCGATTCCGTGTCCGGAGGCGAACACGTCGCGTTGGTCAAGGGCGAGGTGCCGGGAGCCGAGCCGCCGCTGGTGCGGATGCACGCCCTCAACGTCTTCGAGGACATTCTCGGCGATACCCTGCGCGGGCATCAAGGCGTGCTGGCGCGGTCGATGCGCGAGATCGCCGACTTCGGACGGGGCGTGGTGGTCCTGATCCGCGATCCGTCGCCGACCTCGTGGAGCGCGGCGGCGGCGGCACGCACCGACGGGCGGGCGGAGAGCGAACTGCGGGATTACGGCATCGGCGCGCAGATCCTCCGCGATCTCGGCATCCGCGATATGATTCTGTTGTCCAATACGCACAAGACGATTATTGGTTTGGACGGATACGATCTGCACATCGTCGCGGAGCGTGCCGTCCCGCCCGCGCGCGGCGCTGAACCCGGAGGATGCCGCAATGACTGA
- the ribH gene encoding 6,7-dimethyl-8-ribityllumazine synthase: protein MPSRPRAALNPEDAAMTEGPRLLIVEARFYDDIADELVRGAVETLTRHGAGYKRIIVPGILEIPAVIRFAVRSMEVRATDQRFAGYIALGCAIKGETDRYEHVCTQAMSGVQQLALQYSLAIGNGILTCPDAGLALARARVSEGNHGGRAAEAALRMIAVKKELGL from the coding sequence GTGCCGTCCCGCCCGCGCGCGGCGCTGAACCCGGAGGATGCCGCAATGACTGAAGGTCCGCGCCTGCTGATCGTCGAGGCACGCTTCTACGACGACATCGCCGACGAATTGGTGCGCGGCGCGGTCGAAACGCTCACCCGCCACGGCGCGGGGTACAAGCGCATCATCGTCCCCGGCATCCTCGAAATTCCCGCGGTGATCCGGTTCGCGGTGCGCTCGATGGAAGTGCGCGCCACCGACCAGCGGTTCGCCGGATACATCGCGCTCGGCTGCGCGATCAAAGGCGAGACCGACCGTTACGAGCACGTCTGCACCCAGGCGATGTCCGGCGTGCAGCAACTTGCCCTGCAATATTCCCTCGCGATCGGCAACGGCATCCTGACCTGTCCGGATGCCGGGCTGGCGCTCGCCCGCGCCCGCGTTTCCGAAGGCAACCACGGCGGCCGCGCCGCCGAGGCGGCGCTCCGGATGATCGCGGTGAAGAAGGAACTCGGCCTCTGA
- the nusB gene encoding N utilization substance protein B homolog, which translates to MSDPKKEVFSRRSRLSAARLCAVQALYLTEFTDRPLTDVLSDFLNERLGGSALQEDGDKELVTPLVPPDPTVFTQLVRGTVDAKAAIDETINAALDGDRTTARLEAILTSILRVGVFEMTRRLDVPPKVVISEYVDIAHAFFGGPEPKLVNAVLDRVAKAVRGDELGEG; encoded by the coding sequence ATGAGCGACCCGAAAAAAGAGGTGTTCTCCCGGCGTTCGCGCCTCAGTGCGGCGCGGCTCTGCGCGGTGCAGGCCCTCTACCTGACCGAGTTTACGGATCGCCCCCTGACCGACGTTCTGTCGGACTTTCTCAACGAACGCCTGGGCGGCAGCGCGCTTCAGGAGGACGGCGACAAGGAACTGGTGACGCCGCTGGTGCCGCCGGACCCGACGGTGTTCACCCAGCTCGTGCGCGGTACCGTCGACGCCAAGGCGGCGATCGACGAGACCATCAACGCCGCGCTCGACGGCGACCGCACCACCGCCCGTCTGGAGGCGATCCTCACCTCGATCCTGCGCGTCGGCGTGTTCGAGATGACCCGCCGTCTCGACGTGCCGCCGAAGGTGGTGATCTCGGAATACGTCGATATCGCCCACGCCTTCTTCGGCGGACCGGAACCGAAGCTCGTCAACGCGGTGCTCGATCGCGTCGCCAAGGCGGTGCGCGGCGACGAACTCGGCGAGGGCTGA
- the thiL gene encoding thiamin-monophosphate kinase (Evidence 2a : Function of homologous gene experimentally demonstrated in an other organism; PubMedId : 6284709; Product type e : enzyme) — MPWDEFGLIAACFRPLSVAEPGAFALTDDAAVLAPASGTEFVVTADALVAGVHFFPDDPPGAIAKKAMRVNLSDLAAMGAKPRCVFLTCAFPADLDKHWLNAFADGLGEDLQEFGVALAGGDVVATPGPLTLSVTAIGEVPSGAALRRSGVRDGDVIAVTGSIGDAALGLDMQRDAAPEALNGADRAFLLDRYRHPTPRIAAGAVLLGRAHAAMDVSDGLLGDLRHLAEASHVDILIDSRRVPLSEAASRWIALLPAARERALTGGDDYELAFACAVDDFAAIARSLTAVGVSATAIGRAETGEGRVYRYETGRRQLVAAPGGHRHGGEANGRPAS; from the coding sequence ATGCCGTGGGACGAATTCGGATTGATCGCGGCGTGCTTCCGTCCGCTCTCGGTTGCCGAGCCGGGCGCCTTCGCGCTGACCGACGACGCGGCGGTGCTGGCGCCCGCTTCGGGAACGGAATTCGTCGTCACCGCCGATGCGCTGGTCGCGGGAGTTCACTTCTTCCCCGACGATCCGCCCGGCGCGATCGCGAAAAAGGCGATGCGGGTCAACCTTTCCGATCTCGCGGCGATGGGCGCGAAGCCGCGCTGCGTGTTCCTCACGTGCGCGTTCCCCGCCGATCTCGACAAACACTGGCTGAATGCCTTCGCCGACGGGTTGGGCGAGGATCTGCAGGAATTCGGGGTCGCCCTGGCGGGAGGAGACGTGGTCGCGACACCCGGGCCGCTGACCCTGTCGGTCACTGCCATCGGCGAGGTGCCGTCCGGGGCGGCCCTGCGCCGCTCGGGCGTGCGCGACGGCGACGTGATCGCTGTGACCGGCAGTATCGGCGATGCCGCCCTCGGCCTCGACATGCAGCGCGATGCGGCGCCAGAGGCTCTGAACGGCGCGGATCGCGCGTTTCTCCTCGACCGTTACCGCCATCCGACGCCGCGGATCGCCGCGGGCGCGGTGCTCCTCGGCCGGGCCCATGCGGCGATGGACGTTTCCGACGGACTGCTCGGCGATCTTCGCCACCTTGCGGAGGCGTCCCACGTCGATATCCTCATCGATTCCCGCCGGGTTCCGTTGTCCGAGGCGGCAAGCCGCTGGATCGCGCTGCTTCCGGCCGCGCGCGAGCGCGCTCTCACCGGCGGCGACGACTACGAACTCGCGTTCGCCTGCGCCGTCGACGACTTCGCGGCGATCGCCCGGAGTCTGACCGCCGTCGGCGTGTCGGCGACCGCGATCGGCCGCGCCGAAACCGGGGAAGGGCGAGTCTATCGTTACGAAACCGGGCGGCGGCAGCTCGTCGCCGCGCCGGGCGGCCACCGCCACGGCGGCGAAGCCAACGGGCGCCCGGCATCATGA
- a CDS encoding exported hypothetical protein (Evidence 5 : No homology to any previously reported sequences) has translation MKRLVVIAAIVLLLAGGSLAGLYLFMPGMLGLPEPAPSEVAAAPTPPPQPVKPATIPLDTVAVPVMLDGKPQRQIQFSITLVTTPEAHEKVVADLPRLRNAVISFAYSFFPEYFAATPKMDLARLKVTLRELARRTLGDGVEDVLIQSYIEM, from the coding sequence ATGAAGCGCCTAGTCGTCATCGCCGCGATCGTCCTTCTGCTCGCGGGTGGCAGCCTGGCCGGGCTTTACCTGTTCATGCCGGGAATGCTCGGCCTGCCGGAACCCGCGCCGTCCGAGGTTGCGGCCGCACCTACGCCGCCACCGCAACCGGTCAAACCCGCGACGATTCCGCTCGATACCGTCGCCGTGCCGGTGATGCTCGACGGCAAGCCGCAGCGACAGATCCAGTTCAGCATCACCCTCGTGACCACGCCAGAGGCGCACGAAAAGGTCGTCGCGGATCTGCCGCGGCTGCGCAACGCGGTGATTTCCTTCGCCTACAGCTTCTTCCCCGAGTATTTCGCCGCGACGCCGAAGATGGATCTCGCCCGCCTCAAGGTGACGCTGCGGGAACTCGCGCGCCGCACCCTCGGCGACGGCGTCGAGGACGTGCTGATCCAGTCGTACATCGAAATGTAA
- the hppA gene encoding K(+)-insensitive pyrophosphate-energized proton pump, whose amino-acid sequence MAALYIFVILCGIGALAYGAWAIRSILDAEAGNERMQDIAAAIQEGASAYLNRQYTTIAAVGAVVGVLLGIILGFHVAVGFFIGAVLSGVAGYVGMNVSVRANVRTADAARTGGLVPALDVAFKSGAVTGLLVVGLGLLGVTVYYLILRGVFDASSAEDLRKIMEALVALSFGASLISIFARLGGGIFTKGADVGADLVGKVEAGIPEDDPRNPAVIADNVGDNVGDCAGMAADLFETYAVTVVATMLLASIFFAPEFQTKMMALPLLICGVCVAASVAGTFFVKLGSSNNIMNALYKGFFASAGISAVLVVLAIVALFGGFSTQLVLKSGEALTSGGLIVCAFIGLIVTGLIVWISEYYTGTGHRPVTSVAKASETGHGTNVIQGLAVSMEAPALPVVVIAAGIVSTYLVAGIFGIAVAATTMLALTGIVVALDAYGPVTDNAGGIAEMAELPDDVRVTTDALDAVGNTTKAVTKGYAIGSAGLAALVLFSAYVADLEHYFPDIAVRFELQDPFVVVGLFLGGMLPYLFGSMGMMAVGRAAGSVVKEVRRQFKEIPGIMEGTAKPDYSRAVDMLTKAAIKEMLIPSLLPIAAPILLFFVMWGVAGMASALTALGAMLLGTIVTGLFVALSMTSGGGAWDNAKKYIEDGHFGGKGSDAHKAAVTGDTVGDPYKDTAGPAINPMIKIINIVALLLLAMIA is encoded by the coding sequence ATGGCCGCACTGTATATCTTCGTCATCCTGTGCGGGATCGGCGCGCTCGCCTATGGCGCGTGGGCGATCCGGTCCATCCTCGACGCCGAGGCTGGAAACGAGCGGATGCAGGACATCGCTGCGGCGATTCAGGAAGGCGCGTCCGCCTACCTCAATCGCCAGTACACCACCATCGCCGCCGTGGGCGCCGTCGTCGGCGTGCTGCTGGGGATCATCCTCGGCTTCCACGTCGCGGTGGGCTTCTTCATCGGCGCAGTGCTTTCGGGCGTCGCCGGGTACGTCGGCATGAACGTTTCGGTCCGCGCCAACGTCCGCACCGCCGATGCGGCGCGCACCGGCGGCCTGGTGCCGGCGCTCGACGTCGCGTTCAAGTCGGGCGCGGTGACCGGCCTCCTGGTGGTCGGCCTCGGGCTCCTCGGCGTCACCGTGTACTACCTCATCCTGCGCGGCGTGTTCGACGCCTCCTCGGCCGAGGACCTGCGCAAGATCATGGAAGCGCTGGTGGCTCTGTCGTTCGGCGCCTCGCTGATCTCGATCTTCGCGCGTCTCGGCGGCGGCATCTTCACCAAGGGCGCGGACGTCGGCGCCGATCTCGTCGGCAAGGTCGAGGCGGGCATCCCCGAAGACGATCCGCGCAACCCGGCGGTGATCGCCGACAACGTCGGCGACAACGTCGGCGACTGCGCGGGCATGGCCGCCGACCTGTTCGAGACCTATGCGGTCACGGTGGTCGCCACCATGCTGCTGGCGTCGATCTTCTTCGCCCCCGAATTCCAGACCAAGATGATGGCGCTGCCGCTCCTGATCTGCGGCGTCTGCGTCGCCGCGTCGGTGGCGGGCACCTTCTTCGTCAAGCTCGGGTCCTCCAACAACATCATGAACGCCCTCTACAAGGGCTTTTTCGCCTCTGCCGGCATCTCGGCGGTGTTGGTGGTGCTGGCGATCGTTGCGCTGTTCGGCGGCTTTTCCACCCAGCTCGTGCTCAAGAGCGGCGAGGCGCTCACTTCAGGCGGGCTGATCGTCTGCGCCTTCATCGGCCTGATCGTCACCGGCCTGATCGTGTGGATCTCCGAATACTACACCGGCACCGGTCACCGTCCGGTGACCTCGGTCGCCAAGGCTTCGGAAACCGGCCACGGCACCAACGTCATCCAGGGCCTCGCGGTGTCGATGGAAGCGCCTGCGCTGCCGGTGGTGGTGATCGCCGCGGGCATCGTCTCGACCTATCTCGTCGCGGGCATCTTCGGCATCGCCGTCGCCGCGACCACCATGCTCGCGCTGACCGGCATCGTCGTCGCGCTCGACGCCTACGGTCCGGTCACCGACAACGCCGGCGGCATCGCCGAAATGGCGGAACTGCCGGACGACGTGCGCGTCACCACCGACGCGCTCGACGCGGTCGGCAATACCACCAAGGCGGTGACCAAGGGCTACGCGATCGGCTCCGCCGGTCTTGCCGCTCTGGTGCTGTTCTCGGCCTACGTCGCCGATCTCGAGCACTACTTCCCCGACATTGCGGTCCGCTTCGAGCTTCAGGATCCGTTCGTGGTGGTCGGCCTGTTCCTCGGCGGCATGCTGCCGTATCTGTTCGGTTCGATGGGGATGATGGCGGTCGGCCGCGCCGCCGGTTCGGTGGTGAAGGAAGTCCGCCGCCAGTTCAAGGAAATCCCCGGCATCATGGAAGGCACGGCGAAGCCCGATTACAGCCGCGCCGTCGACATGCTGACCAAGGCCGCGATCAAGGAAATGCTGATTCCGTCGTTGCTGCCGATCGCCGCGCCGATTCTGTTGTTCTTCGTGATGTGGGGCGTGGCGGGGATGGCTTCGGCGCTCACCGCGCTCGGTGCGATGCTGCTCGGCACTATCGTCACCGGACTGTTCGTCGCCCTCTCGATGACCTCGGGCGGCGGCGCGTGGGACAACGCGAAGAAGTACATCGAGGACGGCCACTTCGGCGGCAAGGGATCCGACGCCCACAAGGCGGCGGTCACCGGCGACACCGTCGGCGATCCCTACAAGGACACCGCCGGTCCGGCCATCAACCCGATGATCAAGATCATCAACATCGTCGCGCTGCTGCTGCTGGCGATGATCGCCTGA
- a CDS encoding Small protein A (TmRNA-binding): protein MNRTITKSRISAIAGSLVLGATLAACGPQVSNIGNKPLATELARIQPGEQTRSQVQEILGSPSSRSLYGEEVWFYIGGTREVVAFFAPEETDRNVVAIAFDEQGVVKEVRKLGLEDGEDVAMSEKKTPTAGHNMTVVEQMVGNIGRFNAGPDKKGGGMQ from the coding sequence ATGAACAGGACCATCACGAAATCCCGAATTTCGGCGATTGCCGGGAGTCTCGTCCTCGGCGCGACGCTCGCCGCCTGCGGACCGCAGGTCAGCAACATCGGCAACAAGCCGCTCGCCACCGAGCTCGCGCGCATCCAACCCGGCGAACAGACCCGCTCCCAGGTGCAGGAGATTCTCGGTTCGCCGTCGTCGCGCTCGCTGTACGGCGAAGAGGTGTGGTTCTACATCGGCGGCACCCGCGAGGTGGTGGCGTTCTTCGCCCCTGAGGAGACCGACCGCAACGTCGTCGCGATCGCGTTCGACGAACAGGGCGTGGTCAAGGAGGTGCGCAAGCTCGGCCTCGAAGACGGCGAGGACGTGGCGATGTCGGAAAAGAAGACGCCGACCGCCGGCCACAACATGACGGTGGTCGAACAGATGGTCGGCAACATCGGCCGCTTCAACGCCGGTCCCGACAAGAAGGGCGGCGGCATGCAGTGA
- a CDS encoding Ubiquinol-cytochrome C chaperone superfamily, translating to MVLFRKSPRVAPGRAEAAYATILAASRRPGFYRDHGVPDTLDGRFDVLCLHAFLALRRLKAVGGDEAAALGQAIFDVMFLDLDGALREIGVSDIRIGKEVKKMAKAFLGRVAAYDAALGDSAALAEAVSRNVFRGAAEKPVAVAALAEYMVCAERALARRSDAEIVSGAFAFPDIEVQEVAPTR from the coding sequence TTGGTGTTGTTCCGCAAGTCTCCGCGCGTTGCGCCCGGTCGCGCGGAAGCCGCCTATGCGACGATCCTCGCGGCTTCGCGCCGTCCCGGATTCTACCGCGATCACGGCGTGCCGGATACCCTCGACGGTCGTTTCGACGTGCTGTGCCTCCATGCGTTTCTGGCGCTCCGGCGGCTCAAGGCGGTCGGCGGCGACGAGGCCGCGGCGCTCGGTCAGGCGATCTTCGACGTGATGTTTCTCGATCTCGACGGGGCGTTGCGCGAGATCGGGGTTTCCGACATCCGCATCGGCAAGGAAGTGAAGAAGATGGCGAAGGCGTTTCTCGGCCGCGTCGCCGCCTACGACGCGGCGCTGGGCGATTCCGCCGCGCTCGCCGAGGCGGTGTCGCGCAACGTCTTCCGCGGTGCGGCCGAGAAGCCTGTGGCGGTCGCGGCGCTGGCGGAGTATATGGTGTGCGCGGAACGCGCATTGGCGCGCCGAAGCGATGCCGAAATCGTTTCCGGGGCGTTCGCGTTTCCCGATATCGAAGTTCAAGAGGTTGCACCAACGCGATGA
- a CDS encoding conserved hypothetical protein (Evidence 4 : Homologs of previously reported genes of unknown function), producing MRGTRIGAPKRCRNRFRGVRVSRYRSSRGCTNAMTIKEEFSRVFQVRKLPQEGLAVTLSATPEECRALAARLGILGCESVAAELTLTVSEGGKRVVARGRLTAQVMQACVVTLDPVPETVDEPVELLFLDESLIDVGADEMVFTDADLDDDEPIPDPIVRGAFDVGAALSESLALALDPYPRRPDAAFAPPADEPSGEPKRNPFAALQVLRGGQGSDTDGNET from the coding sequence GTGCGCGGAACGCGCATTGGCGCGCCGAAGCGATGCCGAAATCGTTTCCGGGGCGTTCGCGTTTCCCGATATCGAAGTTCAAGAGGTTGCACCAACGCGATGACGATCAAGGAAGAATTCTCCCGGGTCTTCCAGGTGCGCAAGCTTCCGCAGGAGGGGCTCGCGGTCACGCTGAGCGCCACGCCGGAAGAATGCCGCGCTCTCGCCGCGCGTCTCGGCATCCTCGGCTGCGAATCCGTCGCCGCCGAGCTGACGCTCACGGTTTCCGAGGGCGGCAAACGGGTGGTCGCGCGCGGGCGGTTGACGGCGCAGGTGATGCAGGCGTGCGTGGTGACCCTCGATCCGGTGCCCGAAACCGTCGACGAGCCGGTCGAACTGCTGTTCCTCGACGAATCGCTGATCGACGTCGGCGCGGACGAGATGGTCTTCACCGATGCCGATCTCGACGACGACGAGCCGATCCCGGACCCGATCGTGCGCGGCGCGTTCGACGTCGGCGCCGCGCTTTCCGAAAGTCTGGCGCTGGCGCTCGATCCCTATCCCCGCCGCCCGGACGCGGCGTTCGCCCCGCCGGCGGACGAACCTTCCGGTGAGCCGAAGCGGAATCCCTTCGCCGCGCTTCAGGTTTTGCGGGGCGGGCAGGGCTCCGATACCGACGGTAACGAAACGTGA